A genomic segment from Borrelia puertoricensis encodes:
- a CDS encoding DUF1322 family protein, producing MKHIDKFVESINATRTRYFALIDDIKRHKYWLPIITGICSYREIKCMTYDEFIEVSNIAEAKLEKEILELILSK from the coding sequence ATGAAACATATAGATAAATTTGTTGAGAGTATTAATGCTACTCGTACTCGTTACTTTGCTTTAATTGACGATATAAAAAGACATAAATATTGGCTACCAATAATTACTGGTATTTGTTCTTACAGAGAAATTAAATGTATGACATACGATGAATTTATAGAAGTAAGCAATATTGCTGAAGCTAAGCTAGAGAAGGAAATTCTTGAACTGATTTTATCTAAATAA